A genomic segment from Bubalus kerabau isolate K-KA32 ecotype Philippines breed swamp buffalo chromosome 21, PCC_UOA_SB_1v2, whole genome shotgun sequence encodes:
- the FAM210A gene encoding protein FAM210A produces MQWNVPKTVFRLAHRTCMEPHKAGLLGHCQNIKGPLLLYTLESRVVVVQGPQKQWLHLPTAQCAAKERKPFTAVQSQPGVFHHKQWEQDILSKRVLSSSATSSGPPSEKKEEPDPLQDRSISLYQRFKKTFRQYGKVLIPVHLITSAVWFGTFYYAAMKGVNVVPFLELIGLPDSIVNILKNSQSGNALTAYALFKIATPARYTVTLGGTSFTVKYLRSRGYMSTPPPVKEYLQDKMEETKELLTEKMEETKDRLTEKLQETKGKVSLKKKVE; encoded by the exons ATGCAATGGAATGTACCAAAGACTGTATTCCGACTGGCACATAGGACGTGCATGGAACCACATAAAGCCGGTCTTTTGGGACACTGTCAAAACATAAAGGGACCATTACTTTTGTATACCTTGGAATCCAGAGTGGTTGTGGTACAAGGCCCTCAGAAACAGTGGCTGCACTTACCCACTGCCCAGTGTGCTGCAAAGGAAAGGAAGCCATTCACTGCTGTTCAGTCCCAACCAGGGGTCTTTCACCATAAACAGTGGGAACAGGATATCTTATCCAAGAGAGTTCTGTCATCCAGTGCCACGTCCTCAGGACCTCCCTCCGAAAAAAAGGAAGAACCTGATCCGTTACAAGACAGATCTATTAGTCTTTATCAACgatttaagaaaacatttagaCAATATGGAAAAGTTTTGATTCCAGTGCATCTAATAACCTCTGCTGTTTGGTTTGGAACATTTTACTATGCAGCCATGAA aGGAGTGAATGTCGTTCCTTTTCTAGAACTTATTGGGTTACCTGACAGTATAGTGAACATTCTGAAAAATTCCCAGAGTGGAAATGCACTAACAGCATATGCCCTGTTTAAG ATTGCAACGCCTGCGCGGTACACTGTAACTCTGGGGGGGACCTCCTTCACTGTGAAGTATCTGCGTAGCCGGGGCTACATGTCGACACCACCCCCCGTGAAGGAGTACCTGCAAGACAAGATGGAGGAAACCAAGGAGCTCCTCACAGAGAAGATGGAAGAGACAAAGGACAGACTCACTGAAAAACTGCAAGAAACCAAAGGAAAGGTTTCTCTTAAGAAAAAAGTGGAATAG